A genomic window from Canis lupus dingo isolate Sandy chromosome 13, ASM325472v2, whole genome shotgun sequence includes:
- the DERL1 gene encoding derlin-1 isoform X2, translated as MLLFNWICIVITGLAMDMQLLMIPLIMSVLYVWAQLNRDMIVSFWFGTRFKACYLPWVILGFNYIIGGSVINELIGNLVGHLYFFLMFRYPMDLGGRNFLSTPQFLYRWLPSRRGGVSGFGVPPASMRRAADQNGGGGRHNWGQGFRLGDQ; from the exons ATGCTCCTCTTTAACTGGATTTGCATCGTG ATTACTGGCTTAGCAATGGATATGCAG TTGCTGATGATTCCTCTGATCATGTCAGTACTTTATGTCTGGGCCCAACTGAACAGAGACATGATTGTATCGTTTTGGTTTGGAACGCGGTTTAAG GCCTGTTACTTACCTTGGGTTATCCTTGGATTCAACTATATCATCGGAGGCTC GGTAATCAATGAGCTAATTGGAAATCTTGTTGGACATCTTTACTTCTTCCTAATGTTCAGATACCCGATGGACTTGGGAGGAAGGAATTTTCTCTCCACACCTCAGTTTCT GTACCGCTGGCTGcccagcaggagaggaggggtgTCAGGATTCGGTGTGCCCCCCGCAAGCATGAGGCGAGCTGCAGACCAGAACGGCGGAGGCGGGAGACACAACTGGGGACAGGGCTTTCGGCTTGGGGACCAGTGA